Genomic segment of Apium graveolens cultivar Ventura unplaced genomic scaffold, ASM990537v1 ctg1766, whole genome shotgun sequence:
CGTCAAGCTTGAATCTACATGCAGTAGGAACTTCCAGATTGCAAAAGTTTTCATTTCATAATTGTAATTAATTTGATAAGTGGATGAGATATTAAAGAGATTGCAGGATCCTGAAATGCTAAGCAAGGACACTTGGGTCGCATGCCGAGTCCCCGTGTCGGATACTCGGACACACGTGTCCCTGAATAGGACACACGGATTCTTTTACAATAATAATATGAAATTTTATCTTCAAAAATTGTAGTCAAAATCAATTTAAGCAAACTACATTCACAAAAGTATCAATGTCTATTAGTTACTACAAAAGTATTGATTATCGTATTCATTTTTTCATAAACTAAAAGATTTTACTTGTATTTTTGTGTTCTAGATTAATAACTACTGAATTTGATTCATTTTTCATGcaattttttgtttttttagtaggttttattatgtttaacatgaaatatttatggatttttgtttatttttcaTGTGTCCCTTCGTACCCGTATCTCCATAATATTATATTTGTCGAATTCTCGTATCCCCGCACTACGCACTCACACTCCTGCACCTGTGTGTTTGCTTCCTAGCTGAAATAAAATATATACATCCTTTAAGTGAGCTAACTACCATTTCCCGACCAAACTGATGTTATAACTGCTTAACTATAAATGCTGCACTTGGTTGTATATATGTAGGGTCTTGATATTTTCATCTCTAAGATTCTGTTGTAGTCAATCTTGAACGTCACGCGTTTAGGATTTCCATTGAGGAAGTtgtcattttatttattaatcaaTTTGTATGCATATGGAACTTCCAACTTGAAAAGGTTCTGGTTCCATGAATATGTAATAAATATGATGGTTGTATCAGATTTTGAATAGATTGTAGGATCCCGACCTGAAATGTATACGCCCTTTAAATGATACTTTCAACTATATATCTTAATCAAACTGATTTCTAAGTTTGCAGGATTCTAAATGACGCACGTAGTCGTATTCAAGTACGATCATTAATATTTTATCTCTAAGATGCCGTTTTGTGAAATTTAAAATCAAATGCATTTAGAACTTATGTTGAAGGGTCAGTTTGATATTGATACAACCAATTTACATTCATGTGGAACTTGCATTGTAAAATGTCCTtcattttataattatgtaaacaATTTATTAGATATTGAAGAGATGGCAGGATCCTGAACCGAAACATAAACTTTAGAGAGATAAAGTTGTGATGTAAGCAAATAGAATTTGTGTTTTATAGAAATGAACATTTTTACATGTTTAATGGTTGATTAATGAAAAAACAATTTAATTCCATGATACTCTTTTATATTTTGATGTGTGAATTGTGATGGATCTAAAATCATCAAACATTATGTTAACTATAATCTTTGAAACACATTTTCGGTATGGACTGATATATGCCACCTTAGATTGCTTTTAAGGGTAATGATGCTTTTAGACGGATCCTTTTGTTTATATGTAATGATTTGCAATGTAATAAAAGGTATTAATACAATTACCCGTATAATATATAAATTCCAGATCTTTGCTCTTTTTTATTTAACCCTAAATCTTATTACAGATGAACTAATTTATTTTCTAACCtcaaattttagaaaaataacatTACATCTACATACTTTAAATTTTGTTCATAATTTGTTTAATTGCCCGATTTGTGCTCAATATCTTCCGTGTATTTATGTGATAGTTTTCAAAGTTTTGTCATATTTACTGAGCTAATATATAGGAGAACACTAGAATTTAACTTGATCGTTATGTGATCTTTAGACAATAACCTTATATCTAATTTATTTTGATGTTTTTCTATAGTTTGTGCAATCGCCCAATTTGCACTCAATTTATTCCTGTATTTGTATGATAAATTTCACAACTTTATAATATTTACTCGAGATAATTTATAGTAGAATTTAACAAAAATTGATGTGCGTGCATGCGTGTGTGTTTGTGTCGTCTCATATCCCAGCGGCCGGATCAAACTTTTCCACCTTTTCTTATTTGTAGTCTTCTACACATAAATGGCCTAATGTTCTCACAACTAGCATCACTgtatatatatctatattttatAGGTTCGCGTTATTTTTATTGCCACAtttccatctctctctctctctctctctctctctcttctctctccccCCCCACCCCCCAACTCCCTCCCTCCTGTATTTTGCTCATTTAGTTTTTCATTCACACCAACATGGAAAGCCACTCTGATATGTCGCCAGCGACCGGACCTAATTTTCATATTACTAAAGCTTCTGTCAACAATGATGCCCAGCTCAACCATCCACCGTACAGTGAGGTACATACATTTAATTTTGTGTAAATTTGAATCTAGTGAAGATTTTGTGATTTAATTTAGGGATTTTGTGTGGACAGATGATTACAGCTGCAATTGTATCTATGAAGGATAGAGGTGGTTCGAGCGCGCAAGATATATCGAAGTATATAGAGAGTGAGTATAAGGACTTGTCACCAAATCATGCAACTCTGTTGACTCAGCAACTTAGGAAGATGAAGAACCAGGGTCAACTTGTTATGAATAAGTATTCTTATATGCTTTCTGTAGGAAATAGTCAGTCTTTGGTTAAAGGTTCTGTTGTGACAAAGAGCAGGCCGGGACGTCCTCCCAAGATTCCATCCAATGGCGGTGTGGTAGGTGGTGTAGCATCACCTTCAGTAAGTTGTGTCAGTGGGCTTCCAGTGATTGCTGCTCCTTCTGTTATGATTGGGGCAGTGCCgatggtggtgccaatgggtGAGGTTGATGGAGGTGCACCATTTAAGAGGCGCGCAGGAGGGCCACCTACGTTGCATGCTATAGTGGCTGAGGCTGAGCGAAGTTCAGGGGAGGAGGCAGTTTCTGGTTGTAAGAGGCTGGGGACACCTAAGTATAACAATGGAATAGTTGGAACTGGAGAACGGGGTCCGGTGTTGGGTAAGAGAGGAAGGGGGTGTGTGGTTATGGAGGCTGCTATGGTGTCTGCTGTAGTGGGAAATAACGATTGTGTGGAGTGGCATTGTGGAAGACCACACAAGAATGGGGCTGTGAGTAGCAGTGGCCGCAGTGATGGTGGTGCGGTATTCGTGCCTGTTGAGGGAATGGGAGATGCTGATAGAGCTTCCAAAACATATTTGAGAAGGCCAACAAAGGTAATCTTTCTTTGATTTTTGTGGCAAGTGCTTCATTTTAGTTGTCTTTATCTTATTAATCCCAATTGTATTTAAGATGTTGGGGTTTAATACACTTCTTGCATTTGACTGGATATCAAAATCCATTGATAGTAAAATGTTTTTTTTGAATGTTGCACTTGAGCTTAATATCCCTAAATCTGAATTATCTTAAAACTTATTCCATGATACCTCAAGTTCTTGTTTGTAATTCCATTGTCTAATTTCTTACCAGCAAATTTAAGCACGTTCCAAGTATTGTTATGTAAGAAAATCTGTTGATTTTTCCACAGGTTCTGCGCTAAGTGTATGTATTCATTCTAATTTATCTAGCTCTGAATCCTTTATTATGGTACATTGTAAGAGGCATAATAGTTACAGTGATGGTGCATGCACAAACTTCAACAACCTTTCGGGGATTAAACTAGACTCTCTTAGCGAACTTCATTTCTTCAATAAACTAATGTTTAATGTGCTTGTTTATAAATGCTGCGATTAGTTGTGTTCGAGTATTGTCATTGTATCTTATCTCTAAGATGCCGTTTTGGTCAAGCATGAAATCACATGCATTCGGGACTTCCATTTAAAAAGTCATCATAAATTGTAAATTAGATCATATTGAAGAGATTGTAGGATCCTGAACTGAATGTATGCGCCCTTTAAATGTAACTGCCAACTACATTCTGATTTTAAAGCGCATCATAATAAGTGTTGCACTGTGTTGAATTTAAGTAGCATCATTAATATTATATCTCGAAAGTGCCGTTTTAGTAAATCTTGAAACTTCACGCACTATGAACTTCCAATTGTAAAAATTCATTTCTCTTTGTCGTAATCAGTTTGACGATTGTTTGAATATTGAAGAGTGCAGGATCCTAATGTATTCCCCTCTAATTGGGACTAAACTGCCAACTACATTTCTTGATCAGATTGATGTTATAATGTGCTTGATTATATCTGCTGCACTTATTTGTATTTAAGTACCTTCATTAGCATTTTATATTTAATAGGATGCTGTTTAGTCAATCCTGCATTTGTAAAAGATTTTGATTATTATGCAATCAATTTGCATGCATTTGAATTTTATATTGCTAAAAGTAGTCATTTCATTATTATGCAAATAATTTGATAACTGAATTAGATACCTCAACTAATAAGTAAACTTTACAGAGATAAAGTTGTGTCCTTGGAAGCTAGAATTTGTGGTTTGACAAGTATATAGTCAATCATACTTGTTCgatttttgatttaaataaaaaaactacaCTTTCATGTTAattaatatatatacacacagtAACACAGGATATATTAATTGCATTCAAATTTTGATGTGTGATCAATTTCAAATGATCTACATTGTAGTTCAGGAGTGAGATCTGCCACCTAAATTGCTGGTCCTTTGTTTGAAAAGTAAAGATGCGGTCATTAGTACCAAATCCAAAAGTAATAGCGAGAAGTATTGTGCACATGAAACTTAGGTACTGTAGTTGAAATATAGTTTTATTTAGATATGTTTGGTGCTATTGAAAATCActttttgatttcaaaatatagCAATAACTAGATGTATTTTTAGCATCAccattggacttgctcttatGAACAAAAAAAAGAAGACTAGAACCTTTTTTGAGCCAACCTTGAGAATTTTATACTTTCATTATCAAGTGTATTTTAGATTTGGAAGTAGCATGATTATCATCCTGTTTAATGTGTTTCCCATCTTTTTTAATGCAGCAATCTAAAGTTAAACATGATGAGGACATTGCAAGGCCATACCTAAACAATGAAGGTGGACCCGGAAGTGACCCAATTGAACCGCTGTGTGCTCAGTATCAGAACTTCCGTATCTAAATCAAGGGTGTATGTGTCTTAAACATAATAGCGTCTATCATGATTTAGTTCTTATGATTTCTATTTGTACGATTTAGTGTATGATTTAGTTACTTGAGGAGACAGGTTGAGGGAACGAATCTGTTGCAAAAGCTTGACAGCACTTGAATGGAAACTCTGTAGTAATTGTAATGTATCAGAATTTGTCAATGTAATTATTGTAATAAGATTCCATCTGAGCAGC
This window contains:
- the LOC141700087 gene encoding uncharacterized protein LOC141700087 isoform X4; the protein is MESHSDMSPATGPNFHITKASVNNDAQLNHPPYSEMITAAIVSMKDRGGSSAQDISKYIERNSQSLVKGSVVTKSRPGRPPKIPSNGGVVGGVASPSVSCVSGLPVIAAPSVMIGAVPMVVPMGEVDGGAPFKRRAGGPPTLHAIVAEAERSSGEEAVSGCKRLGTPKYNNGIVGTGERGPVLGKRGRGCVVMEAAMVSAVVGNNDCVEWHCGRPHKNGAVSSSGRSDGGAVFVPVEGMGDADRASKTYLRRPTKQSKVKHDEDIARPYLNNEGGPGSDPIEPLCAQYQNFRI
- the LOC141700087 gene encoding uncharacterized protein LOC141700087 isoform X2 codes for the protein MSPATGPNFHITKASVNNDAQLNHPPYSEMITAAIVSMKDRGGSSAQDISKYIESEYKDLSPNHATLLTQQLRKMKNQGQLVMNKYSYMLSVGNSQSLVKGSVVTKSRPGRPPKIPSNGGVVGGVASPSVSCVSGLPVIAAPSVMIGAVPMVVPMGEVDGGAPFKRRAGGPPTLHAIVAEAERSSGEEAVSGCKRLGTPKYNNGIVGTGERGPVLGKRGRGCVVMEAAMVSAVVGNNDCVEWHCGRPHKNGAVSSSGRSDGGAVFVPVEGMGDADRASKTYLRRPTKQSKVKHDEDIARPYLNNEGGPGSDPIEPLCAQYQNFRI
- the LOC141700087 gene encoding uncharacterized protein LOC141700087 isoform X3, producing MESHSDMSPATGPNFHITKASVNNDAQLNHPPYSEMITAAIVSMKDRGGSSAQDISKYIESEYKDLSPNHATLLTQQLRKMKNQGQLVMNKYSYMLSVGNSQSLVKGSVVTKSRPGRPPKIPSNGGVVGGVASPSVSCVSGLPVIAAPSVMIGAVPMVVPMGEVDGGAPFKRRAGGPPTLHAIVAEAERSSGEEAVSGCKRLGTPKYNNGIVGTGERGPVLGKRGRGCVVMEAAMVSAVVGNNDCVEWHCGRPHKNGAVSSSGRSDGGAVFVPVEGMGDADRASKTYLRRPTKFRSEICHLNCWSFV
- the LOC141700087 gene encoding uncharacterized protein LOC141700087 isoform X1; translated protein: MESHSDMSPATGPNFHITKASVNNDAQLNHPPYSEMITAAIVSMKDRGGSSAQDISKYIESEYKDLSPNHATLLTQQLRKMKNQGQLVMNKYSYMLSVGNSQSLVKGSVVTKSRPGRPPKIPSNGGVVGGVASPSVSCVSGLPVIAAPSVMIGAVPMVVPMGEVDGGAPFKRRAGGPPTLHAIVAEAERSSGEEAVSGCKRLGTPKYNNGIVGTGERGPVLGKRGRGCVVMEAAMVSAVVGNNDCVEWHCGRPHKNGAVSSSGRSDGGAVFVPVEGMGDADRASKTYLRRPTKQSKVKHDEDIARPYLNNEGGPGSDPIEPLCAQYQNFRI